A portion of the Celeribacter baekdonensis genome contains these proteins:
- a CDS encoding DUF4394 domain-containing protein — MLRLAAFSTTALTLSLSAVSAAPAVGLVGDKTLVMFDTDTLTVSGTMDVSGVDGLLGLDLRPSNNTLVGVTPDMVIVRIDLATGAATEMATMDTPLPLGDMPVIVDFNPMADKLRFMTGTTNHRVDVDTGAVTVDGSLDWKEGDMHVGERPAIAAAAYINSYGKPEKTAMFDIDATIVAVIQQVSPNDGTLSAIGKLGIDTPQDSYAFDIQTTEAMDNMAWLVNGMTLYSVDLTTGKAIETGMIEGLDAPIRDIAILPVM, encoded by the coding sequence ATGCTTCGTCTTGCCGCTTTCTCGACCACCGCCCTGACCCTGTCCCTGTCTGCCGTCTCCGCCGCCCCTGCTGTGGGCCTTGTTGGTGACAAAACCCTTGTGATGTTTGACACCGACACCCTGACCGTTTCTGGCACAATGGACGTGAGCGGTGTTGACGGCCTTTTGGGTCTGGACCTGCGCCCCTCCAACAATACGCTCGTCGGCGTCACCCCGGATATGGTCATCGTTCGCATCGACCTGGCCACTGGGGCCGCGACCGAAATGGCCACCATGGACACGCCCCTGCCCCTCGGCGACATGCCGGTGATCGTCGATTTCAACCCGATGGCCGACAAGCTGCGCTTTATGACCGGCACAACCAACCACCGCGTCGATGTCGACACCGGGGCTGTGACCGTGGACGGCAGCTTGGACTGGAAAGAGGGCGACATGCATGTCGGTGAGAGGCCCGCCATCGCCGCCGCAGCCTATATCAACAGCTATGGCAAACCCGAAAAGACCGCGATGTTTGACATTGATGCGACCATCGTCGCGGTGATCCAACAGGTTTCTCCGAATGACGGCACGCTGAGCGCCATCGGCAAGCTGGGGATCGACACCCCGCAAGACAGCTACGCGTTCGACATTCAGACCACCGAGGCGATGGACAACATGGCATGGCTGGTCAATGGCATGACGCTCTATTCCGTTGATTTGACCACGGGCAAAGCGATTGAGACGGGGATGATTGAGGGGCTTGATGCGCCGATCCGCGACATTGCGATCTTGCCTGTGATGTAA
- the kdsA gene encoding 3-deoxy-8-phosphooctulonate synthase, protein MPLAPTPAKSVSVGPQGLSRPVTLSNALPFGLIAGPCQLESLAHARMLAERIAQACDATGTPFIFKGSYDKANRSSLSGKRGIGAEAGLTILSKIRDEFGCPVLTDVHETHQCAMAAEAVDVLQIPAFLCRQTDLLLAAGETGKTINIKKGQFLAPWDMDNVAAKIASTGNDNIMLCDRGTSFGYNTLVSDFRGLPRMAETGYPVCFDATHSVQQPGGNGTSTGGDRTMVPPLARAAVAVGVACLFIETHEDPDNAPSDGPNMVRIEDLGGLLRTLRALDQVVKPGA, encoded by the coding sequence ATGCCCCTCGCCCCAACGCCTGCCAAATCCGTTTCTGTCGGCCCACAGGGGCTGAGCCGTCCAGTCACCTTGTCGAATGCCCTGCCCTTTGGCTTGATCGCGGGTCCGTGCCAATTGGAAAGCCTCGCTCACGCCCGCATGTTGGCCGAACGGATCGCTCAGGCCTGTGACGCGACGGGCACGCCGTTTATTTTCAAAGGCTCCTATGACAAGGCCAACCGCAGCTCGCTGTCGGGCAAACGCGGCATTGGCGCTGAGGCTGGCCTCACCATCCTGTCCAAAATCCGCGACGAATTTGGCTGTCCGGTGCTGACCGATGTGCATGAAACCCACCAGTGCGCTATGGCCGCCGAGGCCGTGGATGTGTTGCAAATCCCGGCCTTTCTGTGCCGTCAAACCGATCTGTTGCTGGCGGCGGGCGAGACCGGCAAAACCATCAACATCAAAAAGGGGCAATTTTTGGCCCCGTGGGATATGGACAATGTGGCGGCCAAAATCGCCTCGACCGGCAATGACAATATCATGCTCTGTGATCGCGGCACCTCCTTTGGCTACAACACGCTGGTGAGCGATTTCCGTGGCCTGCCGCGCATGGCCGAAACCGGCTATCCCGTCTGTTTTGACGCCACCCATTCGGTGCAACAACCGGGTGGCAATGGCACGTCAACGGGCGGCGACCGCACCATGGTGCCGCCTTTGGCGCGCGCTGCCGTGGCTGTCGGCGTGGCCTGTTTGTTCATCGAGACCCACGAAGACCCGGACAATGCGCCTTCGGACGGGCCAAATATGGTGCGGATTGAAGATCTGGGCGGGCTGTTGCGCACCCTACGCGCCTTGGATCAGGTTGTGAAACCCGGCGCATAA
- a CDS encoding RtcB family protein, producing MTKEITLTAISGAELIDWGHVPGAQFPALLARANEMQAAGALPEEIRQELEAEKPKIVPALPLRPKGAVAFYENIRAQTPDEEDNVAKVRETMEVLMQTPTVVSGSVMPDACPAGSVGTIPVGGVVAAKNAIHPGMHSADICCSVMMSDLGEVDPKAVLDAAQSVTHFGPGGRHNGARFTTSLKLLDAFRENPFLNHPKILRMAQEHMGTQGDGNHFLFVGRSRKTGRVAMVTHHGSRGPGAVLYKLGMEVAQKFRKTLSPETLKQNAWIPADSAEGQAYWQALQLIRKWTKANHNALHQATIEVAHVSGAGARIWNEHNFVFKRGDLYYHGKGATPAWDHYAPDATGLTLIPLNMAEPVLVVRGLDADHALGFSPHGAGRNFSRSEHRRRMGEMTPEARLGVETAGLDIRFHAGGIDASELPSGYKDAASVVDQIKEYGLAEIEDYIDPYGCVMAGDVPPFWLTRKKGRR from the coding sequence ATGACCAAAGAGATAACCCTGACCGCAATTTCAGGCGCAGAGTTGATTGATTGGGGCCATGTGCCGGGCGCGCAGTTTCCCGCCCTTTTGGCGCGGGCCAACGAGATGCAGGCGGCTGGAGCGTTGCCCGAAGAGATCCGTCAGGAGCTTGAGGCGGAGAAGCCAAAAATTGTGCCAGCCCTGCCGTTGCGTCCGAAAGGCGCTGTGGCGTTTTATGAAAACATTCGCGCCCAGACCCCGGACGAAGAAGACAACGTGGCAAAAGTGCGCGAAACGATGGAGGTCTTGATGCAAACCCCGACCGTGGTGAGTGGATCGGTCATGCCGGATGCCTGTCCGGCGGGCTCGGTTGGCACCATTCCTGTCGGCGGCGTGGTGGCGGCGAAAAACGCCATCCATCCGGGGATGCATTCGGCGGATATTTGTTGTTCGGTGATGATGAGCGATCTGGGCGAGGTGGACCCGAAGGCGGTGCTTGATGCCGCGCAATCGGTGACCCATTTTGGCCCGGGCGGTCGGCACAACGGTGCGCGGTTTACCACGTCGCTCAAATTGCTCGACGCGTTTCGCGAAAACCCGTTTCTGAACCATCCGAAAATCCTGCGCATGGCACAGGAACATATGGGCACGCAGGGGGATGGGAACCACTTTTTGTTCGTCGGGCGGTCGCGCAAAACCGGGCGTGTGGCGATGGTCACCCATCACGGATCGCGAGGTCCGGGGGCGGTGTTGTATAAGCTTGGGATGGAGGTGGCACAAAAGTTTCGCAAGACACTTTCGCCCGAGACCCTCAAGCAAAACGCTTGGATTCCAGCGGACAGCGCCGAGGGACAAGCCTATTGGCAGGCGCTGCAACTGATCCGTAAATGGACCAAGGCCAACCACAACGCGCTGCATCAAGCGACCATTGAGGTCGCGCATGTGAGCGGGGCGGGGGCGCGCATTTGGAACGAACATAACTTCGTCTTCAAACGCGGTGATCTTTACTATCATGGTAAGGGGGCAACCCCGGCCTGGGATCACTATGCGCCGGATGCCACCGGGTTGACGCTCATCCCGCTCAACATGGCCGAGCCTGTGTTGGTCGTGCGTGGGTTGGACGCAGATCATGCGCTTGGCTTTAGCCCGCATGGCGCAGGGCGTAACTTTTCACGCTCCGAGCATCGCCGCCGGATGGGAGAAATGACCCCCGAGGCGCGGTTGGGCGTTGAGACGGCTGGCCTTGATATTCGCTTTCATGCGGGCGGGATCGACGCGTCAGAATTGCCGTCGGGCTATAAAGATGCGGCCTCGGTTGTGGATCAAATCAAGGAGTATGGTCTGGCCGAGATTGAGGATTACATCGACCCCTATGGCTGCGTCATGGCCGGAGATGTACCGCCGT
- a CDS encoding porin family protein, whose translation MGRSFTFSWLIRFGVLIVILMGPLAGARADGARTRSDATAAYAKLMHLGQVALAKDAPKKAALAFAKARRIAPTDLRAQLALAEAFAQQGQVARSEAFLKHLLRDPAQSDHVDSYLNALAKLQQRYPFVASASVALLPSTNIANASSETVFDTLLGRFEIDGGGEETSGVGVEFGARCTYRTPLGEGLSLEIGAALNRIWYDAPELRYWRGRVTADVVGVDPSKEWRGGLHADRIYYDAITGQTSDRIALGAHGSWSHTVNDTTRLTLSALAEYRDYLDKDSLSGPYASLGAGGSKAFGHGAPQGATLSWGGSVERSRPSLDYHRFWGATARVGYAQNLTDTLRGGVTMSATLKLYDADFAAVDYARRDEIYRFGVSLSDSRIKLLGSTPTLSCGYKLQSSNIALYTTSSTDCRLGWSYRF comes from the coding sequence ATGGGGCGTTCTTTTACCTTTTCGTGGCTGATCCGGTTCGGTGTGTTGATCGTGATCCTGATGGGGCCGCTCGCAGGCGCACGGGCGGACGGAGCGCGCACGAGGTCTGACGCGACCGCGGCCTATGCCAAGCTCATGCATTTGGGGCAGGTGGCTTTGGCCAAGGATGCGCCGAAAAAAGCCGCGCTCGCTTTTGCCAAGGCGCGCAGAATTGCCCCCACGGACCTGCGGGCACAGCTGGCACTTGCCGAAGCCTTTGCGCAACAAGGGCAGGTGGCCAGATCGGAGGCGTTTCTCAAGCATTTGCTGCGCGATCCGGCGCAAAGTGATCATGTCGATTCCTATCTCAATGCCCTCGCCAAACTGCAACAGCGGTATCCGTTCGTCGCGTCGGCCAGTGTCGCGCTTTTGCCGAGCACCAACATTGCAAACGCCTCGTCTGAGACGGTGTTTGATACGCTTTTGGGGCGGTTTGAGATCGACGGGGGTGGTGAGGAAACCTCTGGTGTCGGGGTCGAATTTGGCGCGCGGTGCACCTATCGCACCCCTTTGGGGGAGGGGCTGTCTTTGGAGATCGGGGCGGCATTGAACCGAATTTGGTATGACGCCCCAGAGCTGCGCTATTGGCGCGGGCGGGTCACGGCGGATGTCGTAGGGGTCGATCCGTCGAAAGAGTGGCGCGGCGGTCTTCATGCCGATCGGATTTATTACGACGCGATCACAGGTCAAACTTCGGACCGGATTGCTTTGGGGGCACATGGAAGCTGGTCACACACGGTGAATGACACCACGCGTCTCACCCTGTCGGCCTTGGCCGAGTATCGCGACTATTTGGACAAGGACAGCCTGTCTGGCCCCTATGCCTCCCTTGGGGCTGGGGGATCGAAAGCGTTTGGGCATGGCGCGCCGCAGGGGGCCACCCTGTCATGGGGCGGATCAGTGGAGCGTTCAAGGCCCAGCCTTGACTATCACCGCTTTTGGGGGGCGACAGCGCGTGTGGGCTATGCGCAAAACCTCACTGACACGCTGCGCGGCGGGGTGACGATGAGTGCTACGCTGAAACTCTATGATGCCGATTTTGCGGCGGTGGATTATGCCCGCCGTGATGAGATTTACCGCTTTGGCGTCTCACTTTCGGACAGTCGGATCAAACTGCTGGGCAGCACGCCGACCCTATCGTGCGGGTATAAGCTCCAGTCTTCAAACATCGCGCTTTACACGACGTCTTCGACGGATTGCCGTCTTGGATGGTCCTATCGGTTCTGA
- a CDS encoding transposase, whose translation MTKRRNFSDKFKAAVALEALRGDKTVQEIAAKRQIHPTQVSTWKRQAIEGMAGVFSDKVKKAENKDGEIKELHAKIGQLAVENDFLSQGLKR comes from the coding sequence ATGACGAAGCGACGGAACTTTTCAGACAAGTTTAAGGCTGCTGTGGCGCTTGAAGCGCTGCGTGGTGACAAGACCGTGCAAGAGATCGCAGCTAAGCGGCAGATCCACCCAACGCAAGTGAGCACGTGGAAGCGGCAGGCGATTGAAGGCATGGCCGGGGTGTTCTCAGATAAAGTCAAAAAGGCTGAGAATAAGGACGGCGAGATCAAAGAACTTCACGCCAAGATCGGCCAGCTCGCGGTGGAGAACGATTTTTTGTCACAAGGGCTCAAGCGGTGA
- a CDS encoding anti-sigma factor, which produces MTHLSDQIIALSDEYVLGVLTQTEGALIEEVMARDPELARRVGALRDRFLPLDRSATPQDLPPEFITQVRAELAAQDRPLFVSAPPHAANQPSAPRKWRLGLVAAALVGLAVGIGSSGLKPVPNPTVVAVLVDAAGVPQAVIDDYGNDTAFVRFVAPVTVPADRTLQVWTLPSEQMGATSLGTLDQTAATRLRFQDLPPPNAQQLYEVTLEPLGGSPTGRPTGPIIGKGFAASQV; this is translated from the coding sequence ATGACCCATCTTTCAGACCAGATCATCGCGCTGTCCGACGAGTATGTTTTGGGCGTGTTGACGCAAACCGAAGGGGCGTTGATCGAGGAGGTGATGGCGCGAGACCCCGAATTGGCGCGTCGTGTGGGCGCGTTGCGTGACCGGTTTTTGCCGCTCGATCGCTCCGCCACACCGCAAGATTTGCCGCCTGAATTTATCACGCAGGTGCGTGCAGAACTTGCCGCGCAGGATCGGCCCCTGTTTGTGTCCGCGCCACCGCACGCCGCAAACCAACCTTCTGCGCCAAGAAAATGGCGTCTGGGCCTTGTGGCCGCCGCCCTTGTTGGTCTTGCGGTCGGGATCGGGTCGTCGGGGCTGAAACCTGTGCCAAATCCCACGGTCGTGGCCGTTTTGGTCGATGCGGCGGGCGTGCCGCAAGCGGTGATTGATGACTACGGCAATGACACGGCTTTCGTGCGGTTCGTCGCGCCGGTCACCGTGCCAGCGGACCGGACGTTGCAGGTGTGGACGCTGCCGTCCGAGCAAATGGGCGCGACCTCGCTTGGCACATTGGATCAAACGGCGGCGACGCGTTTGAGGTTCCAAGACCTGCCGCCGCCCAATGCGCAGCAACTATATGAGGTGACGCTTGAACCTTTGGGCGGTTCCCCGACCGGGCGGCCAACCGGGCCAATCATCGGCAAAGGCTTTGCGGCCTCACAGGTGTAA
- a CDS encoding alpha/beta hydrolase, with protein MSHVSQFIETLEAALHTERKVALPPEDAILLQTQDKPGSERFFFRNFARCSFPANLYDQRGMCQIDRFGADPKDAFPAQMRMPQEAATGCAFVVADDHLYFLYDRMDRWSDAPGHLAFVAVRIEAERIVALSDHRPDIRLTKSEYLLLAHLMTGLDLKKAAMLLGASYDTKRKQVQVIQDKLGLKTQTALLRALSVDITARILDEVLPTQQRNFETALVKRQFGKDVIVNMVTIGEGLEVPVWEFGARRGRPVLYFHSMLAPIAFHPEMSSCLNKLGLRLLIVPRHFMGFDGVLDAETRLTKLTRALADTMDYLTDEPLICLGESAGVPWLAHFVRHNPDLVSHVILAATPQPAHPHPAPSQDHGDAPTLFVEISNRLRRDARVIAGLTRVYNAISRVPMFAQKALAHMYRKSPADLACLENLFRHPHLCEWLRLIANHATLASVDELTNLQRNWPKDLRALQCGVTFVHGLEDPISPIDDIRSIAQTLPDAAFHAVENAGHLIFTQHFKDFVDHIATLTTPAPSAPNRA; from the coding sequence ATGAGCCACGTATCGCAATTCATTGAAACCTTAGAGGCGGCGCTGCACACAGAGCGCAAAGTCGCTTTGCCCCCAGAAGATGCGATCCTGCTTCAGACCCAAGACAAACCTGGCAGCGAACGGTTCTTTTTCCGCAACTTTGCCCGATGCAGCTTTCCCGCCAACCTCTATGATCAGCGCGGGATGTGCCAAATCGACAGGTTTGGCGCCGATCCCAAAGACGCCTTTCCAGCCCAAATGCGGATGCCACAAGAGGCGGCCACCGGATGCGCGTTTGTGGTGGCCGATGACCACCTCTATTTCCTCTATGATCGTATGGATCGGTGGAGCGATGCCCCGGGTCATCTGGCCTTTGTCGCGGTGCGCATTGAGGCGGAGCGGATTGTGGCCCTGTCCGATCACAGGCCGGATATTCGGCTGACCAAATCCGAATATCTGTTGCTGGCGCATTTGATGACCGGGTTGGATTTGAAAAAGGCAGCGATGCTTTTGGGCGCGTCTTATGACACCAAACGCAAACAGGTGCAGGTTATTCAAGACAAGCTCGGCCTCAAAACCCAAACCGCCCTGCTCCGCGCCCTGTCCGTCGATATCACCGCGCGTATTCTGGACGAGGTTCTGCCCACCCAACAGCGCAATTTTGAGACCGCTTTGGTCAAACGCCAGTTCGGCAAAGACGTGATCGTCAATATGGTCACAATCGGCGAAGGGCTTGAGGTGCCAGTGTGGGAATTTGGCGCGCGCCGGGGCCGTCCCGTGTTGTATTTTCACTCGATGTTGGCGCCCATCGCCTTTCACCCGGAGATGAGTTCCTGCCTGAACAAACTTGGGCTGCGTCTGTTGATTGTGCCGCGGCATTTTATGGGATTTGACGGGGTGTTAGATGCCGAAACCCGCCTGACCAAATTGACCAGAGCGCTGGCCGATACGATGGACTATCTGACCGATGAGCCGCTGATTTGTCTGGGCGAAAGTGCCGGGGTGCCATGGTTGGCGCATTTTGTCCGGCACAATCCCGATCTGGTGTCGCATGTCATTTTGGCGGCCACACCGCAACCCGCGCACCCACATCCGGCCCCCTCGCAAGACCACGGTGACGCGCCCACGCTGTTCGTTGAAATCTCAAACCGTCTGCGCCGCGATGCGCGGGTCATTGCAGGCCTGACGCGGGTCTACAATGCGATCAGCCGCGTGCCGATGTTTGCCCAAAAGGCATTGGCGCATATGTATCGCAAATCCCCCGCTGATCTGGCCTGTCTTGAGAATTTATTTCGCCACCCTCACCTGTGCGAATGGCTGCGCCTGATTGCCAATCACGCCACCCTGGCTTCTGTTGATGAGTTGACCAATCTACAACGCAACTGGCCAAAGGATTTGCGCGCATTGCAATGTGGCGTGACATTTGTGCATGGCCTTGAGGACCCAATCAGTCCGATTGACGACATCCGGTCTATTGCGCAAACCCTGCCTGACGCCGCATTTCATGCGGTTGAGAATGCTGGACATCTCATTTTCACCCAGCACTTTAAAGACTTCGTGGACCATATCGCCACATTGACCACCCCCGCCCCGTCTGCGCCCAACAGGGCGTGA
- a CDS encoding DUF1127 domain-containing protein, which yields MAYMTQNLAVTQPLMDRFSALRAEFSHRRAQRAEADRVFRELSLMSDYELADLGISRHSIRDIAADAARRI from the coding sequence ATGGCCTATATGACCCAAAACCTCGCCGTCACGCAGCCGCTTATGGATCGTTTTTCCGCGTTGCGTGCTGAGTTTTCCCATCGTCGTGCCCAACGCGCTGAGGCGGATCGCGTGTTTCGCGAATTGTCCCTGATGTCGGATTATGAATTGGCTGACCTCGGAATTTCCCGCCACTCAATCCGAGACATCGCCGCCGATGCGGCCCGTCGGATTTGA
- a CDS encoding sigma-70 family RNA polymerase sigma factor — protein MSEDKSNTRLREALADCAAGRHAGVAAILEHEGPKLLGLAYRILGRHDLAEEALQDAMVQVWRKATQFDAAHGSARGWIYAILRNRCLNTLRDGKRLSILSPSDLAEVQERRQAVVPTEGWEILAGPSRIRDCLKTLDGQSRHIILLAHVAGFSHAEISARQDVPLGTIKSLIRRGLHALKECLT, from the coding sequence GTGAGCGAAGACAAAAGCAACACGCGGTTGCGCGAGGCGCTTGCGGACTGTGCGGCGGGGCGGCATGCCGGAGTGGCGGCGATTTTGGAGCATGAAGGCCCAAAGCTTTTGGGGCTGGCCTACCGCATCCTTGGGCGGCATGATTTGGCCGAAGAGGCGCTTCAGGACGCGATGGTGCAGGTCTGGCGCAAGGCGACACAGTTTGACGCGGCACATGGATCGGCGCGGGGATGGATTTATGCGATCCTGCGCAACCGCTGCCTGAACACCCTGCGCGACGGCAAACGGTTGAGCATCCTGTCGCCCAGCGATCTGGCCGAGGTGCAAGAGCGTCGCCAAGCGGTGGTGCCGACCGAAGGCTGGGAAATTCTGGCCGGGCCAAGCCGCATTCGCGATTGCCTCAAAACACTGGATGGTCAAAGCCGTCACATCATCTTGCTCGCTCATGTCGCAGGCTTCAGCCATGCCGAGATATCCGCCCGCCAAGACGTGCCGCTGGGCACGATAAAATCGCTGATCCGCCGGGGTTTGCACGCATTAAAGGAGTGTCTGACATGA
- the rtcR gene encoding RNA repair transcriptional activator RtcR — MRNVVIGFLGTTLDAGRKRHWKPSPSLVSHPDFPVDRFEMLYDHHFNRLALAVKHEIEAISPQTEVVLHRLDLVDPWDFEEVYAKLFDFARGYGFDEDREQYHIHLTTGTHVAQICWFLLAESRHVPAQLVQTGPPRGNDATPKLDVIDLDLRRYNALQHRFDLISQEYSDLLKGGIATKNAAYNGLISQIEHVAGATRAPILLLGETGTGKTQLAERIHSLKLDRRMIKGRMVHVNCATLAGPDGIAMLFGQRRGYTGQAGSERNGLLREADGGVLFLDEIDELGLREQAVILHAIETGRYYPLGSDYEVTSRFHVIAGSNHDLRKRAAEGLFRQDLLSRLTAWTFELPPLRHRREDIEPNLMFELARAEKELGMRYGFNLDARERYLKFARDPATPWSGNFRDFGASVRRMCIFAARGRITRAMVEEEILRLRALWSEATADADQTLLHPLLGRQAEAIDLFDRAQLAQVIRSCRQSASLSEAGRTLFSQSRNRRTSTNDADRLRKYLAKYGLDWDAAHGL; from the coding sequence ATGAGAAACGTCGTCATCGGTTTCCTAGGCACAACACTTGATGCTGGGCGCAAACGGCATTGGAAACCATCGCCTTCACTGGTGAGTCATCCCGATTTCCCGGTGGACCGGTTCGAAATGCTCTACGATCATCATTTCAACCGGCTCGCTTTGGCGGTGAAACATGAGATCGAAGCGATCAGCCCGCAAACCGAGGTGGTGCTGCATCGCCTCGACCTTGTCGACCCTTGGGATTTCGAAGAAGTCTATGCCAAACTGTTCGATTTTGCCCGCGGCTACGGCTTTGACGAGGACCGTGAACAGTATCACATCCACCTGACCACCGGGACGCATGTGGCGCAAATTTGCTGGTTCCTCTTGGCCGAAAGCCGTCACGTTCCAGCGCAATTGGTGCAAACCGGACCACCACGCGGCAACGATGCCACGCCCAAACTCGACGTTATCGACCTCGACCTGCGGCGCTACAATGCGCTGCAACATCGCTTTGACTTGATATCGCAGGAATATAGCGACCTGCTCAAAGGCGGTATCGCCACCAAAAATGCCGCCTATAACGGCTTGATTTCACAGATCGAACATGTGGCGGGCGCAACCCGTGCGCCGATTCTGTTGCTGGGCGAGACTGGCACCGGCAAAACCCAATTGGCCGAACGCATCCACAGTTTGAAACTGGATCGACGGATGATCAAAGGTCGGATGGTGCATGTGAACTGTGCCACATTGGCCGGACCTGACGGGATCGCGATGCTGTTTGGCCAAAGACGTGGCTACACCGGGCAAGCCGGGTCCGAGCGCAACGGATTGCTGCGCGAGGCCGACGGTGGCGTGTTGTTTTTAGATGAGATCGACGAGCTTGGCCTGCGCGAACAGGCGGTGATCCTGCATGCGATCGAAACCGGGCGCTACTATCCTCTGGGCTCCGATTACGAAGTGACGAGCCGGTTTCATGTCATCGCCGGGTCAAACCACGACCTACGAAAACGCGCCGCTGAGGGTCTGTTCCGCCAAGATTTGCTCAGCCGCCTCACCGCATGGACCTTTGAATTGCCGCCCCTGCGACACAGGCGCGAGGACATCGAACCGAACCTGATGTTTGAACTGGCCCGCGCCGAGAAAGAGCTTGGCATGCGCTACGGGTTTAATTTGGATGCCCGCGAACGCTATTTGAAATTTGCCCGCGATCCGGCGACACCATGGTCCGGCAATTTCCGCGATTTTGGTGCTTCGGTGCGGCGGATGTGCATTTTCGCCGCCCGTGGCCGCATCACCCGCGCCATGGTTGAGGAAGAAATCCTGCGCCTGCGCGCGCTGTGGTCCGAAGCCACTGCCGATGCGGATCAGACCCTTCTGCACCCTCTGCTGGGCCGTCAGGCCGAGGCGATTGATCTGTTTGATCGCGCCCAACTGGCACAGGTGATCCGCAGTTGCCGTCAAAGCGCAAGCCTCAGCGAGGCCGGGCGCACCCTGTTCTCGCAGTCCCGCAACCGACGCACCTCAACCAATGACGCTGACCGACTGCGCAAATACCTTGCAAAATATGGCCTCGATTGGGACGCCGCGCATGGCCTGTGA
- a CDS encoding TfoX/Sxy family DNA transformation protein translates to MPSPWHSHRTVPSVLCQGPSCPLPSPQPATSDASYARAGITSAQALRDIGPDAAYARLLAHGSRPHFIGYYAMVMGLQGRPWNDCKGAEETALRARFDAIVNAALADDSESLRFHRRPST, encoded by the coding sequence GTGCCGTCGCCTTGGCACAGTCACAGGACTGTTCCCTCCGTTCTGTGCCAAGGCCCGTCATGTCCGCTCCCGTCTCCTCAACCCGCGACCTCGGACGCCTCCTATGCCCGCGCCGGGATCACCTCCGCCCAAGCTCTGCGCGATATCGGCCCGGATGCCGCCTATGCCCGGCTTTTGGCCCACGGCAGTCGGCCGCATTTCATCGGCTATTACGCTATGGTGATGGGGCTTCAGGGACGGCCTTGGAATGATTGCAAAGGCGCAGAAGAAACCGCCCTGCGCGCCCGCTTTGATGCGATTGTCAATGCCGCCCTGGCCGATGACAGTGAATCGCTCCGGTTTCACCGGAGACCATCAACTTAA
- a CDS encoding helix-turn-helix transcriptional regulator, which yields MSQDRHSSYNTRMPPGAETTAIACLDVTPSARIVSRDHAAARFLKANRDFVRGQRQEYFTAQPANRFSNALRAACDDLQPRASILRAETAKATAPLQINILPFQPKLIRIVLFLPQSVGEAMPEAVPKLTSREKSVLRLAASGQRRDRIAFELNISLPTVDMHCRNLRQKLSALTTLEAVAIATKMHMLDL from the coding sequence ATGTCACAAGACAGGCACAGCTCATACAACACCCGGATGCCCCCCGGTGCCGAGACAACCGCGATTGCCTGTCTTGATGTCACTCCCAGCGCGCGGATCGTGAGCCGAGATCACGCCGCGGCACGGTTTCTCAAAGCAAACCGGGACTTTGTGAGGGGGCAGAGGCAGGAATATTTCACCGCGCAACCGGCCAATAGATTTTCAAATGCCCTGCGTGCGGCTTGTGACGATCTTCAACCGAGGGCGTCGATCTTGCGCGCTGAGACGGCGAAAGCGACCGCGCCGCTGCAAATCAACATTCTGCCGTTTCAACCCAAGCTCATCCGTATCGTTTTGTTTTTGCCTCAGTCGGTGGGCGAGGCCATGCCCGAGGCTGTGCCAAAGCTCACATCGCGGGAAAAATCGGTGTTGCGCTTGGCCGCCTCTGGGCAACGGCGGGATCGGATCGCGTTTGAGTTGAATATTTCCTTGCCGACCGTCGATATGCACTGTCGCAATCTGCGGCAAAAACTGTCGGCTTTGACCACGTTAGAGGCGGTGGCGATTGCCACAAAGATGCACATGCTCGACCTCTGA